TGTATGATCCTGATGAAACAGGAGAGGCAATCGGTTGGGTAGAATGCCAACCTATAGGTGGGAGATTTGAAGTAGAAAAAGGGGTCTTCAATTGTTTCGTGGATTCCGGAAAACCTTCCGCCAATGAAAAACATATGAAGTATCGTTTGTTCCTGAAGAATAAAGCAGGAAAGAAGATCACGTTAAGCGGATTTAAGAAGGTAGTAGACGACGGTATCTTAAATATCTGGAGAGACACTTCTACTCTTTATACAACTGTATATGAAGGATATGTGGAAGAAAAGGCGGAACCGAAAGCAAAGGTTCTTGCTAAAGGTATTCTGCATATATTAGAAAAAGATTTTATTAAACAGATGACCACCTTCAAATCAAATGGTCGTACTTTTTCGGAAAGAAAAGATGCTTTATTCAGATTCGGTGAACTGTTTATGGGGAATCTTTGGGAAATCTACGGAGCGCAATTCAGAAAAGCGGAGCCTGAATTATGGAGAGAAAGAGATATTCCCGTATTCACTTTGGACGGGGTTAAAAATTCAAAGATCACTTTTCATCCATTCACAACGGATGATAAAATTTCTCTTAACTTAGTACGTTTTCAAAAGAAGGAGAGTAAGGACGTTGTAGTGCTCATGCACGGACTTACTACTTCCACGGATATGTTCGTTATGCCTGAGCATAAAAATCTTGTAACATACCTGCATGAGAGCGGCTTTACCGACGTATGGAGTTTTGACTGGAGAGGAAGTTTACGTTTTAATTATAATCTTTTTCCTCATCGGTATACTTTAGACGATATCGCTCTTTATGACGTACCTGCAGCATTAAAGGTAATAAGAGATGCAGTGGGTCCTGGAAAAAGAATACACTTTGTCGTACATTGTGTAGGTTCCATCTCATTCTTCATGAGCTTGTTTGGAGGAAAGATCGACGGAGTCACTAGCGTTGTCTCCAATAGTGTGTCTTTAACACCTAATGTCCCTACTTGGTCTAAGATCAAATTGGCATTCTCTCCTTTTTTAATGGAGTCGGTTTTCAGATTTCCGAATGTGAATCCTCGTTGGCATTACCTTCCTGGATTCGCTTCAGGCAAGGTGCTTGCAAAGTTCGTCAGTTTATTCCATCACGAATGCGACGAACCCGCTTGTCATATGCTGAGTTTGATGTGGGGAACAGGATGGCCTGCTTGTTATGAGCACGCAAATCTACCGGACATCACTCACAGAAGAGTGGGGGATCTATTCGGAGCAACTTCTATGAATTATTATAGGCACATTAGGAAAGCCGTGGGTCGCAAGGCTATGATCAAGTATACTCCTACAGATACTCGTTATAATTCCTTGCCGAATAATTATCTTGATAAGGCATCCGATATTAAAACTCCGGTCCTGTTTATGACCGGTGATCAAAATAAAGTATTCAAAGATTCTAATATTATCGCTTATGAAACATTGAATCGTTTGAATCCAGGAAATAAAAACGAACTGTTCATCGCCGAGGGTTATGGCCATCAGGATACTTTGATGGGGAAAAAGAGCGATAAGGATGTGTTCCCTCGGATAGTGGAGTTTTTACGTAAGAATTCCAACGGAGTGAAAAAAGGATAAATATGTCTAAGGAAAACCGCCCAGTCGTTTTTCTAACAGGAGCAGCAGGGGGGATTGGCAGGGAAACTGCGACCCTGCTTTCGGAAAAAGGATATCTTCTCTTTTTGACCGATCTTCAAAAACAATTTTCCGATCTGAAAAAGTTCGCAGATACATTAGGAAAAGATCATATTGTATTTCCTTGCGATATCTCTAAGGCTGCGGATTCGGAAAAAGCGATCCAAGAATGTGTAAAAAAATTCGGAAAGATCGACATACTAGTGAATAATGCCGGGATCATGAGGCCTTCTAAATTCGAAAACCTCACTCAAGAGGAGATAGATGAGCAAATAGAGATCAATATTATCGGCACCATTCGATTGACTAAATTGGGAATGCCTTCTCTTAAAAAATCCAAAGGTAAGCTAGTGATTTTGTCTTCTTTGGCAGGGATTGTCCCTGCTCCTAATCATTCTATTTACAGTGCGACTAAATTTGCGCTTAGAGGTTTTGCTTTAAGCTTATATTTGGAATGGAAAGAAATAGGTATACGAGTTAGTTCTATTTTGCCTGGGACCATTCAGTCTCCTATGACCAAGTATATGGCATCTAGAGATAGTTCTCCTATGGCTTATATCAATCCACCTTTGCCGCCTTCAGCAGTTGCAAAAGCAATTTGGAAAGCGATCCAAACGGATAAGTCCGAGATCTACGTTCCGTATTCTCAAGGACTGCTTGCGAGAGTTGCGTTATTATTCCCTTCTTTATTGTCTTTGATCTATCCGATCATGGCCAAAAAAGGAGCTCGAAATTTCGAATCATGGAAAAGAAAAGGGGTCTTTGACTAATAGCGAAATTAGAAATTGTTTTCGCTTAACTCTTTTAATTTTTGATTCATTTTGATATGTGAATTGCGTACTGCGGTTTGGATATGCGAACTAAATACACTAGGCATAATCCCGGTTAAGATTGCAGTGTGGCTAAATTTGGTGCGACCGGGAGTGATCTTTTCGAAAGTGAAACGATGATCTCCGGCAAACATGTATTTGAAAAAGAGTGGAAAGGCACCTTTCCAAGATATGGATTTAGAATTGGTGAGTTCGTATATCAATGCCTTGGTCGGTAGATACACTCCCGTAAAATAATAATCGAAAACAATAATCGTTCCGCCTTGCACCGGTTTGCCGAGAATCCTCTTTAAGAAAGGATTCCAGGAAGGAAACTTGGAGAAGTCGGTAAAAATACTCCAAATTTTTTCAGGGGATGCCTGGATTTCTATCGAGGTGACGATTGTTTGAGGATTCATTCGTCACATATCTGATGTTCTATCTGAAAAATGTCCATCTAATAAATGTTTAAAATTCGGTAATTTATGAATTGTAAAAGTTTTATTCTCTATATCATTTTCTCCACGTTATTCGCGAGTTCTTCTTTATTCGCTGTAGATAAGATCCGCGTTAGTAAGGATATTGAACGATTACCTTTGGGTAAGTCTGTATATTATCTCGAAGATCCCGAAAGAAAATTAACCTTCGAAGACATCTCTAAGCCCGACGCGGAACCCAAGTTTATCAAGTCCGATAAGGATTCTTTGGATTTTGGTCAGTTAAATTATAATTATTGGTTTCGACTAACTTTCGAAAACGATACTCCCGAATCTGTTTCCAAACTTGTAGAGATCAATTATAGTAATATAGATATAGTACAATTTTATAAACCGAATTCTGACGGTACATATTCTAAGGAAGAAAGTGGGATGCTTTTTCCCTTCTCTGCCAGAAGTTTCAAAAATAGAAATTTCGTTTATCAGATAGAGTTGCAGCCTGGACAACAAAAAACTTACTATTTAATGACTTGGACAAGTGGAGGTTTGAATATTCCGCTTACTCTTTGGGATAAGGAAACATTCTCTCAATACAATGCCGACGTTCAACATGGTTTAGGTTTATATTATGGAGTGATGATCGTAATGATCCTCTATAATATTTTCATCTTCTTCTCGGTAAGAGATGTGAGTTATTTTTACTATGTGTGTTATATTCTTGGATTTCTTGGAATACAGTTGGTTCTAACCGGACATGGATTCCAATATTTATGGCCTGCATTTCCCTTTTTGCAAAGGAATTTTTACGTGGTCTTTACAGGGATCTGTATGGCCTCGGTTCTGCTATTCACGAAAAGGTTTTTAAATACTAAGGAGAATGTTCCGAAGTGGCTGGATAAATCTATGAAAGCGTTGATCGTCGCTCATGGATTCATCATGCTGACTCCTTTGGTTTTACCTCCTGAGATTACCGTAAAATTAGCATTAGTTTTGACCCTTCCTGTTCTGATATTCATTCCCGCCGCTACAGTGATCAGCTTCATGAAGAAATTCCGTCCTGCACGTTATTTTCTCTTGGCGTTCACGGTTCTTACAGTTTCAGGAACCGTAGTGGTTCTTCGGTTTATTAATGTTTTAGGATCTACCTTCCTGACAGAATACGGATTGTATTTGGGTTCCACTATGGAAGTCATTCTTCTTTCTATCGCTTTGGCGGATCGTATTAATATTATGAAGAAGGAGAAAGAAGAAGCTCAGGCAAAAACTTTGGAGATGCAAAAGATCCTAACAGAGTCTTATGCCAGATTCGTTCCGAAAGACTTTTTGGCTAACTTAGGAAAGGACTCCATTCTGGATGTGAGATTAGGAGATCAGATCCAGAAAGAGATGGCAGTTCTATTCAGCGATATTCGTTCCTTTACTACGTTGTCCGAACAGATGACGCCAGCCGAAAATTTTAATTTTATCAATTCTTATTTAAGCAGGATGAGTCCCATTATTCAAAGGCATAACGGGTTTATCGATAAGTTTATAGGCGATGCAATTATGGCACTGTTTCAGAGAAACGTAATAGACGCAGTATCTGCCGGCGTCGAGATGCAAAGATATCTGAAAGAATATAACGAACATAGGAATCGCCAAGGTTACATTCCTATTCAGATCGGAGTCGGCATACATTCCGGTTCTTTAATGTTAGGAACGATAGGCGCGGAAGAAAGGTTAGAAGGTACAGTAATTTCAGACACAGTCAACCTGGCTTCTAGAATAGAAAGTCTCACCAAGGTATATGGATCAAGGATTGCGGTCAGCGAAAGTACAATCGAAGAAGTTAAAAAGGACGGAAAATTCCATTTCCGCTTTTTGGACAGAGTGAAAGTAAAAGGAAAACAAAGACCTGTTTCTGTTTATGAAGTGTTTGACGGAGATGAACCCCAATACCAGGATCTGAAATTAAAAACTAAAGAATCCTACGAAAAAGGTGTAAAGGCATTTTATTCTAACTCATTCGAGGATGCAAAACAACAGTTTGAGAATGTAATATCGATCTTTCCGGATGATAAGGCTACTCAACTTTACTTAAAACGTTTGTACCCTGTAACTCACGAACGCAAATTAGAAGAAGTAGAGGAATAACCGTCATCCCAGGACGGTTCTGGTACTGACAAATCACCCGTTATTGGGAACTTGAAAGGGCTATTTTATTCTTTCCTAAAGAAGGGAGGAGTAAAATATTCCTACAAACGTGTTCCAATGTACCTATTCAGGGCCTTCGTTCTAATTTTATGTTTTTCGGCCTCGCCTTTATTTTCGGAGGAGGCCATTCCCTTATCTTCTCAAATAGAACGTAAAAGAATTAGTACTGAGGTCTATTTTTTAGAAGATTCTAATAAGGGACTCGGAATAGAGAAAGTCTCTTCCGGAGAATATTCCGGAAAATTCAAAAAATCGGATATGGATCCTCTGAACTTCGGGCAGACTAACTTCGATTATTGGATTAGGATAACTCTTAAAAACCCAGAAAAGACACAGATCCGAAAAATTTTAGAACTAGATTATACGAATATTGATCGAGTGGATTTTTTTGCGGAGAATACTTCCGGCAAACAAGAGTTAGTCAATTCCAGCGGGATGGCTTTTCCTTATCCTGTTCGAAAAGTAAATCACAGAAACTTCATCTACAGCTTAGATTTCCAACCGGAACAGACACGCACTTTTTATCTGAAGTTGAACACGAGCGGCGGTTTGGTCTTCCCGCTGATACTATGGAATCCCGAGACATTCTATCATCATAATGCAGATATTCATTTAGGTCTCGGATTGTATTACGGGATCATGTGTGTGATGATCCTTTATCATTTATTGATATTCTTATCTACTCGGGATATCAGTTATCTATTTTTTGTGACTAATATTTTCGGATTTTTCGGGATACAATTGGTACTTACCGGTCATGGATTCCAATATCTTTGGTCGGAACATCCTGATCTTCAGAGGAATTTGTACGTAGTCTTTACCGGAATATGTATGTCTTCCTTGGTTTTATTCGCCCAAAAGTTTTTGAATACGGAAGAGAATATAAATCGTTATTTGAATTATTCTCTGCATTTCACTTGGGGCATTCATGCTCTCCTGACTTTTTCTCCTTTGTTTTTACCTCCTGAGTTTACGGTTAAAGTAAGTCTCGCTTTGAGTATCCTTGCTCCTTCTTTAGTCTTAATCGCCGCTTCTATTTGCTTTTTCAAAAATTACAGGCCTGCTAGGTACTTTTTATTAGCGTTCAGCTTCTTGTGTATTTCAGGGATGTTCGTGGTTTTAAAATTCGCGAATCTTGTGGGAGTTTCCAATTGGGCGGATGATGGATTGTATATCGGCTCTTCTATGTCTGCATTAATATTCTCGTTTGCATTGGCTGATAAGATCAACATTCTCAAAAAAGAGAAAGAAGACGCGCTACGCAAGATTTTCGAGGCTCAGAAAGAAAATCTGGAAATGCAAAAAACTCTCAACGATTCTTTGGAATCCTTGGTGATCGAAAGAACCAAAACAATAGAAGAGCAAAAGCTGGATATAGAAGCTAAGGCGAAGTTGATCGAAAAAGACTTAGCGATCGCAGGTAAGATCCAATTTTCACTTCTTCCTTCCGTTCTTCCTAAATCGCATAATGTAAGAATCGCATATAGATGTATTCCTATGCTCCATGTAGGTGGAGACTTTGTAGATCTGATCTCTGATCGGACAGGCAGGGCTTTAGGGATCTTTATCTGCGACGTGACTGGTCATGGAACTGGAGCTGCTATGGTTGCCGCCATGGTAAAGATGGCTCTTGCGGATTGGTCAGACTATTTAAGCGACCCTGGATATATGCTAGCAAAAATGAGGGCCCAGCTCATGGGAAAATTGAATGGAAATTTTGTGACTGCGACCATGATTACATTCTATCCGGAATCAGGACGAATACTGATCGCAAACGCAGGACATCCGGAAGCAATATTGATCCGTAAAGCGAATCGAAAACATGAGACTTATCGCCCCTCCGGGATTGCGATCAATGAGTTCTTATCCACTCCTAATTACCAAACCTTGAAGACCGAATTGGGCAAGGGTGATAAACTTATTCTTTATACGGACGGTCTTCCGGAAGCAAGATCTAAAGGAGGCGATTTTTACGGAGATGATAGATTTTTAGATCTACTCAAAAACTTTTCCGAATTAGAGCCAGAGCTGTTTTGTAATTCAGTGATCGGAAAGATCCAACATTTCACTGAAGAAGAACAAAGTTCTCATGACGACATGGCAATGGTAGTTCTGGAATATTTAGGTTAACCATTCTTTATCTTTTTCATACGAGTGCTGTAGAAATGGCTCTACTCGATCCGATACTTAAGTCAGCTTCTTAGGTAAAATTATGATAAGCTCGAATAATCGCGTTAGAGTATATTGGGATATACTTGTATTCGTATGTATATTTTGGGCTTCTTTGGAGTCTCCTCTTCGGATCGTTATTTCTTACGACCAAAATCTTCTTCTTACAGGTATTTATTTCTTCATAGATTCAGTCTTTGCATTAGATATCATATGGAATTGTATTACTCCTGAATACAAGGATGGTAAATGGGTTATCCTGCGCTCTCAAGTGATCCGTGATTATTTGAGATCATGGTTTATTCTGGATCTGATCGCCGCTTTCCCTTTCGAATACGCTACGTTCAAAATTTTTGGAGTACAACAGTCCCAGCATCCTTATCTATATCTGTTTTTAGGGATTACACGTATCTTAAAAGTTTTTCGGATCTCGGATATACTTCATAGGATCAATTTGGCATTCCAGCCCACGCCTGGGACCTTAAGATTGGTCCTTTTCGGTTTTTGGGTGACTTTAGTCGCTCATTGGTGTGCGGTTGGCTGGTTATACATGGATGATCTTCAGGATTATCAAACAGGTAAGTCCGAATATATTAGGGCATTGTATTGGACGGTGACCACTATCGCTACTGTAGGTTATGGGGATATTACTCCTTCTACGGATGTGCAAAGAATATATACTATATTCGTAATGATGCTCGGCGCAGGTGTATACGCGACGGTTATCGGTAATATTGCAAGTATATTAGGAAATCTAGATATTACTAAAGCCGCTCAGATGAAAAAAATGGCCCAAGTGGATTCTTTTTTGAAAGCAAGAAATATCCAAGCGGATATGCGCAGAAGAGTTAGAGATTATTATATGTACATTATAGATAGAGGGTGGGGAGAAGACGAAAGCCAACTTTTAAATGATCTCCCTTTATCCTTAAGGAAAGAAGTGAAAATACAATTGCATCGGAGTTTATTGGAGAAAGTACCTTTTCTAAAAGGAGCAGATCCTGCTTTAGTTGCAAGTTTGGTATTTTCTTTAACGCCTACGATCTTTCTAAAAGGCGATACGGTTTTTAAAAGAGGGGAGAAGGGCGATTGCCTATATATTTTGAGCGAAGGTTCTGTGGATATTTTAGGCTCCGACGATAAATCGATTTTGCTGAGCTTACAGGAAGGCCAATTCTTCGGTGAGTTGGCGTTAGTAACGGACGAGCCTAGGTCCGCAACAGTTCTGGCTACGAGCACTTGTGAAATTTATACTTTAAGCAAATCGGCTTTCGATCATTCATTGGAAAAATTTTCAGAATTCAGATCCGCTATAGAAGAGTCCGTTTCCAATTTGAAAAAATAATAATACTACTTGAATCGGCATGTCAATGTAAGTGTAGATCAACTCAAACCATAAATTTCGAAATTACTTGACCGGTTTGTAAATTCTGCTAAAAAGCTCAGGCTGAAATAGGAGATTTTATGTTACCGGTAATACCGTTAAATTATTTAGCAATTTTGGTAGGAGTTCTCGCAAACGTAGTGATCGGATTTCTTTGGTTTGGTCCAATCTTCGGTAAGGTTTGGGCAAAAGAGATGGGTTACGAAAATATGGAACCCGATAACAAGGCGATGATAAAATCTATGGTCATCATGATTATTGGTTCTTTTTTAACAGCGTATGTTTTAGCTCATAGTTTATTTGTCTGGAAACCTTCTTCCTGGAATCTTCCCGGCGATGGACCAGCTTGGATGTATGGAGCTTACGCTGCATTTTATACTTGGCTTGGTTTTTATATACCGATGCTTTTAGGCTCTGTGGCTTGGGAATCAAAATCATGGAAATTGTTTTTTATCAATGCAGGATATAATTTGGTTTCTTTAGCAGCTATTGGTCTTATCCTCGCGGTTTGGCCTGCTTAATAAAACAATTCACATTTCTAATATTAAAAAAGGGATTCCAAATCGGAATCCCTTTTTATACCCTAAGCTAAAATCAGATTTTTTTTTCCGAAGGATACTCGAAAGGTCTCTTGAAAAGTAAACATAACGTATTAATTTTTATTCCATCCTTGATCGGAACTTTAGTTCTATTCGGCTGGTTATTGGATATTGAGATCTTAAAACGACCCAGGGCTTCAATGGTCGCCATGAATCCGATGTCCGCACTATCTTTCGTATTCGTCGGATTTGCGCTATATCTCAACTTAAATCGGCCTGACTCGAATACTTCTCGCTATATTATTCGTTTGATCGCGTTATTCGTCCTTTTAGTGGGTCTTTCTAAATTGTATTCCATCATTAGCGGATTCGATCTTGGAATGGATAAGATCCTTTTTACGGAAAAGATCGCAAAAGATATTATAAAAGGTGTTCCAAACAGAATGGCTCCGAACACCGCTTTTGACTTTGTAGTAATTGGATCTGCAGTTTTCTTGAGTTCCTTTCGAAAGGAAGTTCTAAGTTCGATCTCTAATTATCTGTGCATTTTAGTACTTTTGATAGGACTCTTTTCCGTTATAGGTTATGTATATCAGGTCCAGGAATTTTATGGAATTCTTTCCTATATTCCTATGGCGATTCACACTGCTATTAGTTTTATTTTCTGCTCTTTCGCTCTTCTCTTGATCAACGGGCAAGCCGGATTTATGAAAGTGTTTACGAGCAAAAGTTCAGGAGGGATTTTAGCTCGAGTTTTAATCCCATTTTTGATCATTGTTCCTGTCTTGTTCGGATATGTCCGTATCTATCTGAATAAATTTAATCCGGTCAGTTTGGAATTGGGAGTAGGGTTCTTGATGACAGGGATCATTCTTACTTTTTTCGTTCTGGTTTGGTTTGTGGCCACTCAATTAGAAAGATCTGATATAGCAAGAACTGATGCAGAGAGAAAACTTTCTGAGCTGAACCATGAATTGGAGAAGTTGGTCAGTGCCAGAACTATGGACCTATTCAAAAGTGAGAATAGATTTCGGACAATTATAGAACAATTCCCTTATCCTGTTCTGACTTACGATCCGGAGGGAATTTGCACAGGGGCTAATTTTGCCTGGGAAGAAATGTGGAACGCCAGAAGAGATGTATTAGTTGATTATAATATATTAAAAGATCCGCAGATAAAGGAGGCCGGATTTTTTCCTTTTGTGGAGAAGGCGTTCAATGGGGAGCCCGCAATCTCCGAACCTTTTCCTTATGATCCTAAATTAATCGGAAGTTTAGGAAGAGAACGTTGGCTGCAAATGGTACTTTATCCCGTTAAAAATACTGCCGGAAGTATCTTAGAAGTGATCGTGGTGCACCAAGATGTTACTGCAAGTAAGGAAGCGGAGAATGAGATACGTTTATTGAACAATGAATTAGAAGAAAGAGTACGGGTCCGCACAGAACAACTGGTTTTGGCAAATAAAGAACTGGAATCATTCTCTTATTCCATCTCTCACGATTTAAGGGCCCCTATCCGGGGGATCAGCGGTTTCACTCAGATCTTGATGGAAGATTACGGTGTAAATTTTGATGCTGAGGGGAAAAGGATTATAGGAAAAATTATAGAGAATGCCAAGCAGATGGGACAGTTGGTGGATGATCTTTTGGAATTTTCAAGGTTGGGCAGAACCGAACTTGCCGAGAGAGAAATTTCAATGAAGGAATTGGCCGCCACAGTATATAAAGAATTAATAAACTTAGAACCTGGAAGAGAGATCCATTTTGAAATTCAAGACATTCCTAACGTAAGAGCGGATCAACCTGCAGTGCGTCAACTCTGGGTGAATTTGATCTCAAATGCTATCAAATATACGAAAAAGGCAGAATCACCTATCATTCAAATCGGTTCTACTGAATCCGAGGAAGGAACCGTTTTTTACGTAAAAGACAACGGTGCTGGTTTCAATATGCAATACTATCATAAACTATTTGGGGTCTTCCAGAGATTACATTCTAATTCGGATTTTGAAGGAACTGGAGTTGGCCTTGCTATAGTCAAAAGGATCGCTTCCCGTCATGGTGGAAAGGTATGGGCAGAATCAAAAGAAGGAGAAGGTGCTATCTTTTATTTCACTCTGCCCGGACAGAATGATAAATCAAAGTCTCAGTCTCAAAAATAAAAAGGTAGAAAGAAGGCGCTTTTGGTTCATCCATTGAAAACACAAATTTTAGATTTATAGTTCCTTCTTCTTCCAGGTAACTGCATCTATCTTTTTTTGGGATTTGGAGTCTGAGATGAGGATATCCAACCGTTTGAGTCTAGTTTCCTCCTTTTTGGGACTGATGACCCACCAAATGGAAGTTCGCTGGTAATAAGGTGCTTGGCCGTTAAAAAACTCCCAGGCTTTTGTGTGTTTCTGAAATTGTTTTTTATAAACGAAAGGCAGCTCTATCTTATTCTGTTCGAATGAATATTGTGCGGTCTTCTTTTTATCCGAATGGAAGGCTTGCAAACCAGACTCCTGGACTAAGCCTTCCTGGATCAACTCTTGGATGCGTTTTATGTTAACTTTACTCCAAATACTTCCGGTCTTTCGAGGAGTAAAACGAGCGGAATAACTCTCTTCATCTATACTCTTTCTGATCCCATCTATCCAGCCGAAACATAATGCCTGATCTATCGCATCTCCGTAAGAAATTCCCTTTTTATGCGATTTTGTTTTATAAAATCCAAGAAGAAGTTCTGATTCTTTTTTATAATTTTTGGAAAGCCAGGAGCGGAATTCCTTTCCGGTCTTAAAGAACTTTGGTATCATTAGAAATTTCTACTTGGCAGAAGTTTAAAGTGTATATAACTTTATGAAAGTTATTTTCGGTAGGTAGCATGAACATAAGAGGTTCCAGACTCACTTTTTTTAGTCTTTTGACTACGGTCGTATTATTGCAGAATTGTCTGACCTCTTCCGCGAATATCCAGGACTATAAGGAACATTTTATAGGTAATGATCTTAAAGATCTTTCTACGGAGATCCCGAAGGGAAAGGTAAGAGCGGTATTTTTAGGGACTAGCTCTATTCTATTGGATGATGGAGAAACGCAGATCCTAACGGATGGCTTTTTTTCCAGGCCTTCTCTTTTTAAAACTATGTTCTCTAAAATTTCTTCGGATGAGCAGGAAATAAAATACGTTATGCTTCTCGCAGGTATTAAACGTTTAAAGGGGATCTTAGTATGTCATTCCCATTATGATCATTCTATGGATTCTCCTTTTATTGCTAAGGAGACCGGAGCAATATTATACGGTTCTCTCTCCACAATGCAGATCGGAAAAGGGGGAGGGGTTCCGGAAGAGCAATTGGCCTTATTCCAACCAGGTAAAAAGATCCAGATAGGTAAATTTAAGATCACAGTTTTAAATTCAAAACATACTCCTCCTTTTAAAATTTTAGGAAAAACGAATGCTGCCGATCCGAATCGACCGGATTTAACGGAAGCTTTGTCTCAACCAGCTAAGGCGGAGGATTATATAGAAGGTGGGACCTATGATTTCTTAGTGGAGCATGGGAAACATTCCATCCTAATCAAAGGAAGTACGAATTACATAGAGAACGCTTGGGAAGGCTTAAAGGCGGATGTTCTCTTCTTAGGGATTGCAA
This window of the Leptospira hartskeerlii genome carries:
- a CDS encoding alpha/beta hydrolase encodes the protein MATATKKKSKKNVGKSKLGKTGVNSHPVSLEFTEEMKGFVSMPGSFNYQEDYAAGKKAGNYLMFHLTIRVPDTQFFVYDPDETGEAIGWVECQPIGGRFEVEKGVFNCFVDSGKPSANEKHMKYRLFLKNKAGKKITLSGFKKVVDDGILNIWRDTSTLYTTVYEGYVEEKAEPKAKVLAKGILHILEKDFIKQMTTFKSNGRTFSERKDALFRFGELFMGNLWEIYGAQFRKAEPELWRERDIPVFTLDGVKNSKITFHPFTTDDKISLNLVRFQKKESKDVVVLMHGLTTSTDMFVMPEHKNLVTYLHESGFTDVWSFDWRGSLRFNYNLFPHRYTLDDIALYDVPAALKVIRDAVGPGKRIHFVVHCVGSISFFMSLFGGKIDGVTSVVSNSVSLTPNVPTWSKIKLAFSPFLMESVFRFPNVNPRWHYLPGFASGKVLAKFVSLFHHECDEPACHMLSLMWGTGWPACYEHANLPDITHRRVGDLFGATSMNYYRHIRKAVGRKAMIKYTPTDTRYNSLPNNYLDKASDIKTPVLFMTGDQNKVFKDSNIIAYETLNRLNPGNKNELFIAEGYGHQDTLMGKKSDKDVFPRIVEFLRKNSNGVKKG
- a CDS encoding SDR family NAD(P)-dependent oxidoreductase, whose product is MSKENRPVVFLTGAAGGIGRETATLLSEKGYLLFLTDLQKQFSDLKKFADTLGKDHIVFPCDISKAADSEKAIQECVKKFGKIDILVNNAGIMRPSKFENLTQEEIDEQIEINIIGTIRLTKLGMPSLKKSKGKLVILSSLAGIVPAPNHSIYSATKFALRGFALSLYLEWKEIGIRVSSILPGTIQSPMTKYMASRDSSPMAYINPPLPPSAVAKAIWKAIQTDKSEIYVPYSQGLLARVALLFPSLLSLIYPIMAKKGARNFESWKRKGVFD
- a CDS encoding SRPBCC domain-containing protein, with translation MNPQTIVTSIEIQASPEKIWSIFTDFSKFPSWNPFLKRILGKPVQGGTIIVFDYYFTGVYLPTKALIYELTNSKSISWKGAFPLFFKYMFAGDHRFTFEKITPGRTKFSHTAILTGIMPSVFSSHIQTAVRNSHIKMNQKLKELSENNF
- a CDS encoding 7TM diverse intracellular signaling domain-containing protein, yielding MNCKSFILYIIFSTLFASSSLFAVDKIRVSKDIERLPLGKSVYYLEDPERKLTFEDISKPDAEPKFIKSDKDSLDFGQLNYNYWFRLTFENDTPESVSKLVEINYSNIDIVQFYKPNSDGTYSKEESGMLFPFSARSFKNRNFVYQIELQPGQQKTYYLMTWTSGGLNIPLTLWDKETFSQYNADVQHGLGLYYGVMIVMILYNIFIFFSVRDVSYFYYVCYILGFLGIQLVLTGHGFQYLWPAFPFLQRNFYVVFTGICMASVLLFTKRFLNTKENVPKWLDKSMKALIVAHGFIMLTPLVLPPEITVKLALVLTLPVLIFIPAATVISFMKKFRPARYFLLAFTVLTVSGTVVVLRFINVLGSTFLTEYGLYLGSTMEVILLSIALADRINIMKKEKEEAQAKTLEMQKILTESYARFVPKDFLANLGKDSILDVRLGDQIQKEMAVLFSDIRSFTTLSEQMTPAENFNFINSYLSRMSPIIQRHNGFIDKFIGDAIMALFQRNVIDAVSAGVEMQRYLKEYNEHRNRQGYIPIQIGVGIHSGSLMLGTIGAEERLEGTVISDTVNLASRIESLTKVYGSRIAVSESTIEEVKKDGKFHFRFLDRVKVKGKQRPVSVYEVFDGDEPQYQDLKLKTKESYEKGVKAFYSNSFEDAKQQFENVISIFPDDKATQLYLKRLYPVTHERKLEEVEE
- a CDS encoding 7TM diverse intracellular signaling domain-containing protein, which encodes MKGLFYSFLKKGGVKYSYKRVPMYLFRAFVLILCFSASPLFSEEAIPLSSQIERKRISTEVYFLEDSNKGLGIEKVSSGEYSGKFKKSDMDPLNFGQTNFDYWIRITLKNPEKTQIRKILELDYTNIDRVDFFAENTSGKQELVNSSGMAFPYPVRKVNHRNFIYSLDFQPEQTRTFYLKLNTSGGLVFPLILWNPETFYHHNADIHLGLGLYYGIMCVMILYHLLIFLSTRDISYLFFVTNIFGFFGIQLVLTGHGFQYLWSEHPDLQRNLYVVFTGICMSSLVLFAQKFLNTEENINRYLNYSLHFTWGIHALLTFSPLFLPPEFTVKVSLALSILAPSLVLIAASICFFKNYRPARYFLLAFSFLCISGMFVVLKFANLVGVSNWADDGLYIGSSMSALIFSFALADKINILKKEKEDALRKIFEAQKENLEMQKTLNDSLESLVIERTKTIEEQKLDIEAKAKLIEKDLAIAGKIQFSLLPSVLPKSHNVRIAYRCIPMLHVGGDFVDLISDRTGRALGIFICDVTGHGTGAAMVAAMVKMALADWSDYLSDPGYMLAKMRAQLMGKLNGNFVTATMITFYPESGRILIANAGHPEAILIRKANRKHETYRPSGIAINEFLSTPNYQTLKTELGKGDKLILYTDGLPEARSKGGDFYGDDRFLDLLKNFSELEPELFCNSVIGKIQHFTEEEQSSHDDMAMVVLEYLG
- a CDS encoding cyclic nucleotide-binding domain-containing protein, whose amino-acid sequence is MISSNNRVRVYWDILVFVCIFWASLESPLRIVISYDQNLLLTGIYFFIDSVFALDIIWNCITPEYKDGKWVILRSQVIRDYLRSWFILDLIAAFPFEYATFKIFGVQQSQHPYLYLFLGITRILKVFRISDILHRINLAFQPTPGTLRLVLFGFWVTLVAHWCAVGWLYMDDLQDYQTGKSEYIRALYWTVTTIATVGYGDITPSTDVQRIYTIFVMMLGAGVYATVIGNIASILGNLDITKAAQMKKMAQVDSFLKARNIQADMRRRVRDYYMYIIDRGWGEDESQLLNDLPLSLRKEVKIQLHRSLLEKVPFLKGADPALVASLVFSLTPTIFLKGDTVFKRGEKGDCLYILSEGSVDILGSDDKSILLSLQEGQFFGELALVTDEPRSATVLATSTCEIYTLSKSAFDHSLEKFSEFRSAIEESVSNLKK